The following proteins are co-located in the Penaeus vannamei isolate JL-2024 chromosome 34, ASM4276789v1, whole genome shotgun sequence genome:
- the LOC113828399 gene encoding thiopurine S-methyltransferase isoform X1: MSEHHHAHGHSHGQCDHAHGGPVQCDHSAGVGGAEFDDPLFQKQDWGVEDWLEMYEKFPDLNEKGQPSKVLVKYLKEILPSEPGRVLLPLCGKSPDLRWLYDRGNTVVGIECSEKVVKNFFETYPDLKHTVHDLPYGKVYKSEDERLQVYICNVIHIPEGELGEFDAVFDWAAYTAINTKERQKYVDIMKSCMRSDSRYFLEVCHDLEEGAKGTPNSISFRTIKLEFGWDRKMKFLETKDISDEWNVKSFFNTFLMFVPK, translated from the exons ATGTCCGAGCACCATCACGCCCACGGCCACTCCCACGGACAGTGCGATCACGCCCACGGAGGCCCAGTGCAGTGCGACCACAGCGCGGGCGTGGGTGGAGCAGAGTTCGATGATCCGCTGTTTCAGAAGCAAGACTGGGGAGTCGAAGACTGGCTCGAGATGTATGAAAAGTTT CCAGACTTGAACGAAAAAGGACAACCTTCCAAGGTCTTGGTGAAGTACTTGAAGGAGATCCTCCCCTCCGAGCCAGGGAGGGTGTTGCTCCCTCTGTGTGGGAAAAGTCCGGACCTCAGATG GCTGTATGACCGTGGAAACACTGTTGTGGGAATTGAGTGCTCTGAGAAGGTGGTGAAAAACTTCTTTGAGACTTACCCTGATCTCAAACATACTGTCCATGATCTGCCCTATGGTAAAGTCTACAAG AGTGAAGATGAGCGTCTGCAAGTGTATATCTGCAATGTTATCCACATCCCAGAGGGAGAACTAGGAGAGTTTGACGCGGTGTTCGACTGGGCTGCCTACACGGCCATCAACACGAAGGAAAGGCAGAA GTATGTCGACATCATGAAGTCCTGCATGAGGTCTGACTCCAGGTACTTCCTTGAGGTGTGCCATGACCTGGAGGAAGGCGCGAAGGGGACCCCGAACTCCATCTCCTTCCGCACAATCAAGCTGGAATTTG gCTGGGACAGAAAAATGAAGTTTTTGGAGACGAAGGATATCTCTG
- the LOC113828399 gene encoding thiopurine S-methyltransferase isoform X2: MSEHHHAHGHSHGQCDHAHGGPVQCDHSAGVGGAEFDDPLFQKQDWGVEDWLEMYEKFPDLNEKGQPSKVLVKYLKEILPSEPGRVLLPLCGKSPDLRWLYDRGNTVVGIECSEKVVKNFFETYPDLKHTVHDLPYGKVYKSEDERLQVYICNVIHIPEGELGEFDAVFDWAAYTAINTKERQKYVDIMKSCMRSDSRYFLEVCHDLEEGAKGTPNSISFRTIKLEFGWDRKMKFLETKDISDEWNVKSFFNTFLMFVPK, translated from the exons aTGTCCGAGCACCATCACGCCCACGGCCACTCCCACGGCCAGTGCGATCACGCCCACGGAGGCCCAGTGCAGTGCGACCacagcgcgggcgtgggcggagcAGAGTTCGACGATCCGCTGTTTCAGAAGCAGGATTGGGGAGTCGAAGACTGGCTCGAGATGTATGAAAAGTTT CCAGACTTGAACGAAAAAGGACAACCTTCCAAGGTCTTGGTGAAGTACTTGAAGGAGATCCTCCCCTCCGAGCCAGGGAGGGTGTTGCTCCCTCTGTGTGGGAAAAGTCCGGACCTCAGATG GCTGTATGACCGTGGAAACACTGTTGTGGGAATTGAGTGCTCTGAGAAGGTGGTGAAAAACTTCTTTGAGACTTACCCTGATCTCAAACATACTGTCCATGATCTGCCCTATGGTAAAGTCTACAAG AGTGAAGATGAGCGTCTGCAAGTGTATATCTGCAATGTTATCCACATCCCAGAGGGAGAACTAGGAGAGTTTGACGCGGTGTTCGACTGGGCTGCCTACACGGCCATCAACACGAAGGAAAGGCAGAA GTATGTCGACATCATGAAGTCCTGCATGAGGTCTGACTCCAGGTACTTCCTTGAGGTGTGCCATGACCTGGAGGAAGGCGCGAAGGGGACCCCGAACTCCATCTCCTTCCGCACAATCAAGCTGGAATTTG gCTGGGACAGAAAAATGAAGTTTTTGGAGACGAAGGATATCTCTG